The following is a genomic window from Geoalkalibacter halelectricus.
CACGAACTGCACCGTGAAGCTGACCACGGAAACCAGGATCAACTGCGAGGTCTTTTCCTTGGTCCCTCCGGTGTCGTGCTTGACTTTCTTCATCAGGATGAAGGTTGCAACCAGCGTGCTTGCGCCGACGTAGAAAAACACATAGAGCGGCATCATCTCCTGGGTTTCTTCCGTCCCGATCATGACGCGCGCCAGGGTGACCACGGCAATGAAGGCCAGGGCATACGCCAGATAGCCGATGAGGCCGTTCATGGCATGATCGGCAAGGGTGTAAATTTTCGTCGGTTTTGCCTTGTCTTTTTTGTTCATTTTTCCATTCTCCAATAACCTAGCCTTCGGTCAACGCCTCCAACCCCTCCCAGCGGTCATAGCTCCTGGCCAATTCTTCCTCAACCGCGACCAGACGTTCCTGGATCGCGGCGACATCGCCACCGCCGTTGCGATAGAAATCGGGATCGGAGAGCCGGGCATGGATTTCAGCCTGCTCTTTTTCCAAGGCCTCGATGCGGCCCGGCAATTCTTCGAGTTCTTTTTTTTCCTTAAAACTGAGCTTGCGCGCCCGCTCCTTGGCGGGGCGGCGTTGCGGCTTGCTCTCTTGAGTTTTTTCCGGCGGCGCTATCTGCGGCCGCTGTCGCAGCCAATCCTCATACCCGCCAACGTATTCCCCCACACGCCCCTCGCCCTCCAGCACCAGGGTGCTCGTCACGACGTTATCAAGAAAGGCGCGATCGTGGCTGACCAGAAGCACCGTACCGGCGAATTCGACCAACAGATCCTCGAGCAACTCAAGGGTTTCGAGGTCCAGATCGTTGGTCGGTTCGTCAAGCACCAGCAGGTTGGCGGGCCGGGTGAACAGTTTGGCCAGCAGCAGACGGTTGCGCTCGCCGCCGGAGAGAGTGCGAACGGGCGAGCGCGCCCGTTCGGCCGGGAAGAGAAAATCCTGCAAATAGCCCATGACATGGCGCCGCCGCCCGCCGACATCCACCCAATCGTTGCCCTCGGCGACATTTTCGTGGACGGAGCGGTTTTCATCGAGTTGGGCGCGCAACTGGTCGAAATAGGCGATCCGCAGGTTGGTGCCATGCTTGACGCAGCCCTGTTGGGGAGTCAATTCGCCAAGCAGCAATTGCAGCAGGGTGGTTTTTCCCGAGCCGTTGGGACCGATGATGCCGATTTTGTCGCCGCGCAGGATGGTGGTGGAGAAATCGCGCACGATGGGCAGATCTTTCCAGGCATAGCTGAGGTGCTGCGCTTCGATCACCAGCCGCCCGCTGCGGTCGGCCTCCTGGACCTGCAACGCGGCGGTGCCACTGCGCTCGCGGCGCGCGCGGCGCTCGGCGCGCAGTTGCTGCAGCGCCCGCACGCGGCCCATGTTGCGCGTGCGCCGCGCCTTGATGCCCTGGCGCACCCAAGCTTCTTCGCGGGCGAGCTTCTTGTCGAATTCGGCCTGCTGCTTTTCCTCGGCGGCCAGTTGCTCGTCGCGCCGTGCCAGGTAGGTATCGTAGTCACACTCCCAATTGGAAAGAAGACCGCGATCCAGCTCAACGATGCGGCCGGCCACCCGACGCAGAAAGGAGCGATCGTGGGTGACGAACACCAGGGCCTTGTCGCGCCGCAGCAGAAAATCTTCCAGCCAGGCGATGGTGTCCAGATCCAGATGGTTGGTCGGCTCGTCGAGCAAAAGG
Proteins encoded in this region:
- a CDS encoding ATP-binding cassette domain-containing protein, translating into MALITLHNISLAFGAAALLDGATLTIGERERVCLLGRNGAGKSTLMRVINGDLPPDGGEIMRRQGLRTALVTQEVPAGIDGKVFDVVAGGLGEQSKLLADFHRVSRRLMDDSTCGLLDELGRLQKRLEETGGWELHQRAEQVVSHLQLPAEDQFSTLSGGLKRRVMLGRALVADPDILLLDEPTNHLDLDTIAWLEDFLLRRDKALVFVTHDRSFLRRVAGRIVELDRGLLSNWECDYDTYLARRDEQLAAEEKQQAEFDKKLAREEAWVRQGIKARRTRNMGRVRALQQLRAERRARRERSGTAALQVQEADRSGRLVIEAQHLSYAWKDLPIVRDFSTTILRGDKIGIIGPNGSGKTTLLQLLLGELTPQQGCVKHGTNLRIAYFDQLRAQLDENRSVHENVAEGNDWVDVGGRRRHVMGYLQDFLFPAERARSPVRTLSGGERNRLLLAKLFTRPANLLVLDEPTNDLDLETLELLEDLLVEFAGTVLLVSHDRAFLDNVVTSTLVLEGEGRVGEYVGGYEDWLRQRPQIAPPEKTQESKPQRRPAKERARKLSFKEKKELEELPGRIEALEKEQAEIHARLSDPDFYRNGGGDVAAIQERLVAVEEELARSYDRWEGLEALTEG